A region from the Alnus glutinosa chromosome 5, dhAlnGlut1.1, whole genome shotgun sequence genome encodes:
- the LOC133867716 gene encoding uncharacterized protein LOC133867716 yields MDSARSWFQKFQPRVKTGPTQLNGRENVKDVRKSVIDEAPSNATKQKAEAAKQYIENHYKSQMKCLQDRKERRWVLERKLADADVSKEEQMNILKYLEKKETEYMRLQRHKMGVEDFELLTLIGRGAFGEVRLCREKATGHVYAMKKLKKSEMLRRGQVEHVKAERNLLAEVDSAYIVNLYCSFQDEKFLYLIMEYLPGGDMMTLLMRKDTLTEDEARFYVGETVLAIESIHKHNYIHRDIKPDNLLLDRNGHLKLSDFGLCKPLECSSFPNLSENDHGVEKDFKSSGESGKHSSLHSAPRRTQQEQLLHWQKNRRMLAYSTVGTPDYIAPEVLLKKGYGMECDWWSLGAIMYEMLVGYPPFYSEEPMSTCRKIVNWRTHLKFPEEAKLSGEAKDLICRLLCNVERRLGTKGAYEIKAHPWFKGLQWDRLYQMEAAFIPEVMDELDTQNFEKFEELAAPVQTPSKSGPWRKMLPSKDTNFVGYTYKNLEIMNEDHIPGVAVLKKKTNKPKRPSVRSLFETPDPPPSLGSFLNLPPTQSVVVESPEPLTRSARPPQHQLKPNRR; encoded by the exons atggattCTGCTAGGAGTTGGTTTCAGAAATTCCAACCTAGAGTGAAAACTGGACCTACCCAATTGAATGGAAGGGAAAATGTGAAGGATGTGCGTAAGTCTGTGATTGATGAGGCGCCTTCAAATGCAACGAAACAGAAGGCTGAGGCAGCGAAGCAGTATATCGAGAACCACTACAAATCCCAAATGAAGTGTTTGCAAGATAGGAAGGAGAG ACGCTGGGTGTTGGAGAGGAAGCTTGCTGATGCTGATGTTTCTAAGGAAGAGCAaatgaatattctgaaatatttagagaaaaaGGAGACAGAATATATGCGTCTTCAAAGACATAAGATGGGTGTTGAAGATTTTGAACTTTTGACCCTTATAGGAAGGGGTGCATTTGGGGAG GTGAGACTTTGCAGAGAGAAAGCTACTGGCCATGTGTATGCAATGAAGAAGCTGAAGAAATCTGAGATGCTTCGCAGAGGTCAG GTGGAACATGTTAAAGCTGAAAGAAATCTTCTTGCTGAAGTTGATAGTGCTTATATAGTCAACCTTTACTGCTCTTTTCAAGATGAGAAGTTTCTGTATCTTATAATGGAATATCTTCCTGGTGGCGACATGATGACATTACTAATGCGCAAAGATACCTTGACTGAGGATGAGGCCAGGTTTTATGTTGGGGAGACAGTCCTGGCCATTGAGTCTATTCACAAGCACAACTACATCCACAG GGACATAAAGCCTGACAATCTACTGCTTGATCGTAATGGGCATTTAAAGCTTTCAGATTTTGGCTTGTGTAAGCCCTTGGAGTGTAGTAGTTTTCCAAATCTTAGTGAGAATGACCATGGAGTGGAAAAGGATTTCAAATCTTCAGGGGAGAGTGGCAAGCACTCTAGTCTGCATTCTGCACCAAGACGGACACAACAGGAACAGTTATTGCACTGGCAAAAGAACAGGCGAATGTTG GCTTATTCTACCGTGGGAACACCAGACTACATTGCCCCAGAAGTACTACTGAAGAAAGGATATGGAATGGAGTGTGACTG GTGGTCTCTTGGAGCAATCATGTATGAAATGCTTGTGGGGTATCCACCTTTCTATTCTGAAGAACCAATGTCAACATGCAGAAAG ATCGTAAACTGGAGAACCCATTTGAAATTCCCTGAAGAAGCTAAGCTATCCGGTGAGGCTAAAGATCTCATTTGTAGGCTCCTCTGCAATGTTGAGCGGAGGCTTGGGACAAAAGGAGCTTATGAAATAAAA GCACATCCTTGGTTTAAAGGATTACAATGGGATAGATTATATCAGATGGAAGCTGCTTTCATACCAGAGGTCATGGATGAGTTAGATACTCAGAACTTTGAAAAGTTTGAAGAG TTAGCAGCTCCAGTACAAACTCCATCAAAATCGGGTCCATGGAGAAAG ATGCTTCCATCGAAGGATACGAATTTTGTCGGCTATACATACAAGAATCTTGAGATCATGAATGAGGATCATATACCTGGCGTTG CTGTGTTAAAGAAAAAGACTAACAAGCCCAAGAGACCCTCTGTTCGGTCATTATTTG AGACACCTGATCCGCCGCCTTCTTTGGGAAGCTTTCTGAACCTTCCACCTACACAATCAGTGGTCGTTGAAAGCCCCGAGCCATTGACTCGGTCTGCTAGACCTCCACAACATCAACTCAAGCCTAACCGAAGATAA
- the LOC133869414 gene encoding pentatricopeptide repeat-containing protein At4g20770 — translation MESKTTTYLANLLQSCIHKKAHLAGKLLHAFILRNGLASDTFLANRLIELYSKCGKIDSAYGVFDKIAQKDVYSWNALLGAQCKVGNIQDAYALFVKIPDRNTVSWNTLISALVRSGLEHKALDAYDSMILEGFVPTHFTLASVFSACSALLDSERGRRCHGLVIKIGLENNMFVGNALLCMYAKCGLIWDASQVFGDMQEPNEVTFTAMMGGLVQTDRVVEALEMFRLMCRKGIRIDSVSLSSTLGACARGVCGEFGQDDPTDVLSSNIHGRQVHGLLIKHGFERDLHSNNSLLDMYAKNGDMDSAEKIFTNLPEVSVVSWNVMIAGYGQKFQSEKAVEYLQKMQCCGFQPDEVTYINMLAACIKSGDIETGRLMFNSMSCPSVSSWTAILSGYAQSGNHNEAIELFREMQFRSVQSDRTTLAIILSSCAAMGLLESGKQVHAASQRSSFHTDVYVTSGLISMYSKCGKTEMAKHIFLNTPELDIVCWNSMIAGFSLNSLDMEAFTFFKQMRQNGIFPTQFSYATVLSCCAKLSSSFQGRQVHAQITKGGYVSDIFVGSALIDMYCKCGDVDGARRFFDMMSCKNTVTWNEMIHGYAQNGSGYEAVCLYKGMVSSGEKPDGITFTAVLTACSHSGLVDLGIEIFNSMQLEHGVEPVSDHYTCIIDSLGRAGRFHEAEVLIDKVPYKDDPVLWEVLLSSCRVHANVSLAKRAAEELLRLDPQNSAPYVLLANIYSSLGRWDDVRAVRELMSDKQIIKEPGYSWIDYKNDMQTPMVDDDLRMVSVEVQEVSDGTSCYNG, via the coding sequence ATGGAAAGCAAGACCACCACCTACTTGGCAAACCTCTTGCAGTCTTGCATTCACAAGAAAGCTCACCTTGCTGGCAAGCTCCTCCACGCTTTTATCCTCCGCAACGGACTCGCCTCCGACACATTCCTCGCCAACCGCCTCATCGAGCTGTACTCGAAATGCGGCAAAATCGATTCTGCTTACGGGGTATTCGATAAAATCGCTCAGAAAGACGTATATTCTTGGAATGCTCTGTTGGGTGCCCAGTGTAAAGTGGGCAACATACAGGATGCCTATGCATTGTTCGTTAAAATACCTGACAGAAACACTGTGTCTTGGAACACTTTGATTAGCGCATTAGTTCGAAGTGGGCTTGAACACAAAGCGTTGGATGCGTATGATTCGATGATTTTGGAAGGATTCGTGCCTACCCATTTCACGTTGGCAAGTGTATTTAGTGCATGCAGCGCGTTGTTGGATTCAGAGCGTGGTAGGAGATGTCATGGTCTTGTCATTAAGATTGGGCTTGAGAACAATATGTTTGTGGGTAATGCTTTGTTGTGTATGTATGCGAAGTGTGGCCTTATTTGGGATGCAAGTCAAGTTTTTGGGGACATGCAAGAGCCTAACGAGGTCACATTTACAGCGATGATGGGTGGGTTAGTGCAGACGGATCGTGTCGTGGAGGCTTTGGAAATGTTTAGACTGATGTGCAGAAAAGGAATTCGTATCGATTCTGTCTCGTTGTCGAGCACTTTAGGTGCTTGTGCCAGAGGGGTATGTGGAGAATTTGGTCAGGATGATCCGACCGACGTGCTTTCTTCTAACATTCATGGGCGACAAGTTCATGGCCTCCTGATTAAACATGGATTTGAGAGAGATCTTCATTCAAATAATTCATTGCTTGATATGTACGCAAAGAATGGAGACATGGATAGTGCTGAGAAGATTTTTACTAATTTGCCTGAAGTCAGTGTTGTCTCTTGGAATGTTATGATAGCTGGGTATGGCCAGAAATTCCAAAGTGAGAAAGCTGTGGAGTATCTGCAAAAAATGCAATGTTGCGGTTTTCAACCGGACGAGGTCACTTATATTAATATGCTTGCGGCGTGCATCAAGTCTGGGGATATTGAAACTGGGCGTCTAATGTTTAATAGCATGTCATGCCCGAGTGTGAGTTCATGGACTGCCATACTCTCTGGCTATGCCCAGAGTGGGAACCATAATGAGGCAATAGAACTGTTTAGGGAAATGCAATTTCGAAGTGTGCAATCTGATCGGACTACCTTGGCCATTATCCTCAGCTCATGTGCAGCAATGGGGCTTCTGGAATCTGGAAAGCAGGTCCATGCTGCCTCACAAAGGTCTTCCTTTCATACTGACGTATATGTTACCagtggattaatttccatgtattCCAAGTGTGGGAAGACAGAGATGGCAAAGCACATATTTCTTAATACACCTGAATTGGATATTGTTTGCTGGAATTCAATGATAGCTGGTTTTTCACTTAATTCTCTAGACATGGAAGCTTTCACTTTCTTCAAGCAGATGAGACAAAATGGAATATTTCCCACGCAATTTTCTTATGCAACTGTACTGAGTTGTTGTGCCAAACTATCTTCTTCATTTCAAGGGAGACAGGTTCACGCCCAGATAACAAAAGGTGGATATGTTAGTGATATCTTTGTGGGGAGTGCTCTTATTGATATGTATTGTAAATGTGGTGATGTAGATGGGGCCAGGCGGTTCTTTGATATGATGTCCTGTAAAAATACTGTTACTTGGAATGAAATGATACATGGGTATGCACAAAATGGATCTGGATATGAGGCCGTTTGTCTCTACAAGGGCATGGTCAGTTCAGGTGAGAAACCTGATGGTATAACGTTTACTGCTGTCTTAACTGCTTGTAGCCATTCAGGATTGGTAGATTTGGGTATAGAAATATTCAATTCAATGCAGCTAGAGCATGGAGTGGAGCCAGTCTCGGACCATTACACTTGCATTATCGATTCTTTGGGCCGAGCCGGTCGGTTCCATGAAGCAGAAGTGCTCATAGATAAGGTTCCGTATAAGGATGACCCAGTTTTGTGGGAGGTATTGCTTAGTTCTTGTCGTGTTCATGCCAATGTGAGCTTAGCGAAAAGAGCAGCAGAGGAACTTCTACGACTGGACCCACAGAATTCTGCTCCTTATGTGCTTCTGGCAAACATCTATTCGTCTTTGGGAAGATGGGATGATGTGAGGGCAGTTAGAGAGTTGATGAGTGATAAACAGATCATTAAGGAACCAGGTTATAGTTGGATcgattataaaaatgatatgcAAACCCCTATGGTGGATGACGATCTTAGAATGGTTAGTGTTGAAGTTCAAGAAGTAAGTGATGGAACCTCTTGTTATAATGGATAA